Genomic DNA from Candidatus Krumholzibacteriia bacterium:
CTTCGCGCTCAACATCCGTGTCTTGCCGGCACCGCTCCAGGACGTCGTCCTGGAAGCCTACTTGTTCTGCCGCATGGCCGACACGGTGGAGGATTCCCGTCGCCTCGATCCGGCGCGGAAGGCGGAGTTGCTGCGCGACTTCGCCACCTTTTTCCCCTGGCAAGACGGGGTCCTGGAGCGCGTGCAGGCCTGGTCTTCTGCCTTCGCGGGCCTGGAGACGGCGGGTGCGGATCACGCCCTTTGCGCCGGCGCCGAACAGGTCTTTCGCGCCTTCGCCGCCGAACCGCCCGCCTTGCGCGCTCCCGTGGAGGCCTGCGTGGCGGAGATGGCCCTCGGCATGCGCGAGTTCGCTTTGCGCCGGCTGGCCTCGCCGCAGGGAGCGCTGCAGCTCGAAGACGGTGCCGACCTGGAGCGCTACTGCCACGTCGTGGCCGGGACGGTGGGGGCGATGCTGGTGCGCCTCTTCGCCGTGACCTCACCGCGTCTCGACGAGCAGAGGCAACGCCGTCTCCTGTCGCTGGCCGAGACCTTTGGCCGGGCGATGCAGCTCACCAACATCGTCAAAGACGTGGCTGAGGATGCGCGCGTCGGGGCTTGCTACGTGCCCCGGGCCCTCGCGGCGCGTTACCGCCTGTCGCCCGAAGCCTTGCTCGATCCGCGCCACCGCGCTCAGGCGCGCCAGGTGGTGTGCGAGCTGGTGGCACTGGCGGCGCGTTCGCTCGATGCCGCCGTCGCCTTCACCCTTCTCCTGCCGCGGCGCGAGGTGCGCTTGCGTCTCTTCTGCCTGTGGCCGATCTTCTTGGCGGCAGGGACGTTGCGGCGGGTGCTGCGGGACGAGGCCCTCTTCGTCCCCGGGGCGCGACCGCGCGTCGGCCGCAACGAGGTGCGGCGGACCCTCGGGACGACGACGCTGGCAGTGCTTTCGGATGGGGCCATTCGCTGGCTCTACGGGCGCCGGCGTGTGCAGCTGCAGGCCGCCCTGGCGGCTCGTTGAGTGGGAGTGCTCGCGGTGCGCAAGTTCTTCGTCCTCGACACCAACGTGCTCCTCCATGATCCGGAGTCGCTGCTCAGCTTCCAGGACAACCATGTGGTGGTCCCCATCTACGTCATCGAAGAAGTCGATCACTTCAAGCGCGACGCGAGCGAGCTCGGTAGCAATGCTCGTCGCGTCTCCCGACTCCTCGATGCTTTCCGGCGGCGGGGAAATCTGGCACAGGGCGTCCCCACCGACGCGGGCGGCACGCTCAGCGTCGCTCTGGACGGCGACCTGGAGCTCGCCCGGGTGAGCGGCGGCGGCAATTTCGTCGACAACGCACTGCTCACGATGTCTTTGGATCTGGCGCGGAAGCATCCGGGGACACCGGTGGTGCTGGTGACGAAGGACACCAACCTGCGCATCAAGGCCGACGCCCTCTCGATCTGCGCCGAAGACTACGAGGCCGGTCGCGTCGAGCTCGAGGCGGGGGAGACGGCGCACGCCGAAGTGGTGGCCGAAGCAGAAGCGCTGGAGCGGCTCTCGAGGGGCGAGAACGTCGAGATGCCCCTCCCGGGTTTGCACCCGAATCAGCACGTTCGCCTCCTCGGCCGCGACGGAGGCAAGCGCAGCGTCTTGGCGCGGGTCGAGCCGGGGACGCGCTGGCTGCAGCCGTTGCATCCGGAGATCCAGGAGCTCACCAACCTGCGCCCGCGCAACATGGAGCAGCACTTCGCTCTCGATGTGCTCCTGGACGACAGCATCAGTCTGGTCACTCTCATGGGTAAGGCGGGAACGGGGAAGACGCTGCTGGCGCTGGCCGCGGGCCTGTATCGCACCTGCGACAAGGACGCCTACGCACGTGTGCTCGTGGCGCGTCCGACGCTTCCCGTCGGGCGCGACCTGGGCTTCCTGCCCGGCGGGCTGAAGGAGAAGCTCAACCCCTGGATGCAGCCGATCTACGACAACTTGAACCTCTTGTTGCAACCTCCGGGCGCGGTGCACGCCGAGGCTATGCAGGTGGTGCAGCGACTCGTCGAACGCAGCCTGCTCGAGGTCGAGCCGCTCACCTACATCCGCGGCCGCACGATGTCGCGGCAGTATCTCGTCGTGGACGAGGCGCAGAATCTCACGCCCCTCGAGATCAAGACGATCGTCACGCGCGCCGGCGAAGGCACCAAGCTCGTCTTCACCGGCGATCCCGATCAGATCGACAATCCCTACATCGATTCCTCGTCGAGCGGTTTCAACAGCGTCGTGCGTCGCTTCCTCGGCGAACCGATGGCCGCGCACGTGCTCCTCAGCAAGGGCGAGCGCTCGGCACTCGCCGAGCGCGCTTCCGATCTGCTCTGAATCGACAGATCTCGCCCTGCATCACCTTCAGCATCACGCGCTCTGCCACCCCGCTGGCTCGGAACCACAGGCTCCTCCAACACCCGCGCCGGCAGTGCCGGTTTTTCCACCGCCGAGGAACCGGTTATCCACCGAGGCAGAGAGTGGAAGAGTTTGTCTCCGAGGCACTTCCAGCGGCGGTGGAAATCCTGCCCAAGACGACCCTGGAGAAGAGCGAAAGGCCTTGCGGCCCGCTCTGGATGCGGGTATCCACGGGATGCAGGTCGTACGAAGCGACCGCGGCACCGACAGTCGATCCCGCGAGCCTTGAGTGGAGCGGCGGTGACGGCCCGAAACGGTGTTCGAGGAGCAGCGATGCCACCCGAACGCCGTGGCGAAACCATGAGCCAGGGCCACATTGGCTGCGAACTGGCGGGAAGCGACACGAGGTGCACGGACCTCAAGAGGGGCGGTGGTCTCGGCGGAGACGAACCGGCCCGACCGTGAACGAAACTCTGGGGAGCGGGCTCGCAGCCCAAGCTCGGGAGAGGAGGCCAGCGGGAAGCCGCCGGCCATCGCGGACGGGACGAAACCCCTGGAGAGGTGGAAACCCAAGGGAGCAGCGACGCTCCCGCCGGGACCTCTCGGCGAGGGCGCGACGGACTTCCGGAGGGAGAAAGGCCCTGCAGCCGGGCGAGGGGCGCGGTGGAAGCCGCGCACCGTTCGAGCCGACGGCACGAGGGCAAGAGCGGGCCGAGAGGCACGTTCCCTCTCCGCGAAGGGAGAAGCTCCGAAGGGTGAACCCCACGGACGTGCGCGGCATGAAATAAGGCCGTGGAGGTCGGGGCGGAAGCAAAGCGCCGAGAGGGCTGACGAACCCTGAGGGCGCAACGAACCGGGCGAGGCAAACCCGGGAATGTGGGCCGCCACGATCGCAAGCGTCGAAGGGGAACGAACCCCACGGGAGGGGCTGCATCTGCTGAGGGTGCAGCGGCCCGTTCCGGTCAAACTCTGAAGGGTAGACAAGGCCAGGAGAGTTCGAAGCCGGCGAAATCAACCTCACCGGCAGCAGCGGGCAGAGCGAAGACCGCGAAGGTCGCCTTCGGGCAAGGCCAGGGCGGGAGCAGGAAACCAATACCCTGCTAGCTCGGCGCGCGCAGACCTCTGGAGACCAGTCGAAACCCAAGAGAGGAGCTCCAGGGCCCGCGAGGGCGCTTGGAGAGCTGGAACGGTGGCGAACTCCGAAGGGGCAGCGCGGCGCTTCGTGCGGCTTGTCTTTTTCCCGCCGTGGTCGATTCCACCCCCGTCGCGAGCACCACTCACCCACTTCGACGCGCGAGGTCGCAACGTCCGGGTGGCGGCGACGTCGGCCGCAGACCCTCTCGCCTGGTCTCGATTCTCGACTCTGCTCGGACTTCTCGCGGTGTGTCCCGAACTCGAACACACACGCTGGCTGCGTCCAGACCTCCCCTGGGCATCGAGCTTGCGTGGTTGGGCTGCGCCAGTCCCTGCGGTTCCGTTCCGTTCAAGAAGCTATCGTCCATGAAATCAATCACTTCTGATCGTACCTCGGTGATCGGGTCCACTTGCACCAGAGCCCGGGTAGGGACTATTTTGTCGAAGAGAAGAGACTTGGAAGGTCGGTTTTCGAGAGGGCCGGCGACAACCAGGCCGGTCCAGAAGAGGGTTCGGAGCGGCGAGGAGGCAGGTCCAGGATGAGCGAAGTCGTGGCCCGCGTGGAACGCAAACCGGGCATCCGTCCACCCCAGGTGCCGGCGGACGTGCTGCGGGCGCTGTACGAGAAGATGCTCTACGTCTACTACGTGGAGGAGCGCACCAAGGTCTTCGTGAAGTCGGGCAAGTGCTCCTTCCACGCCTCCAGCCGCGGACACGAGAAGCTGCAGATCTGCATGTCCATGCTGCTGCAGCCGGGGAAGGACTGGTTCTTCCCTTACTATCGCGAGAAAGCTCTCGTCGTCGGTCTCGGCATGCCGCTCCTCGACGTTTTCCTCGGGTTGCTGGCCCGTGAGGGCGATCCCAACTCGAACGGCCGCAACATGTCGGAGCACTTCTCCTCCCGAGCGCTGCGGGTGGTGTCGCCGACGGCGTGCACGGGGACGCAGTTCCTCCCCGCCGTGGGCATGGCGAAGGCGGTCGTAGCGGAGGGAAAGAACGAGATCGTCTACGTCTCGAGCGGCGAGGGTGCCACCAGCGAGGGCGAGTTCTTCGAGTCCCTCAACTGGGCCTGCCGCGAGCGCCTGCCGGTGCTCTTCCTGGTGCAGAACAACGGCTACGCCATCAGCGTCCCCCAATCCACCCAGACCGGGGCGCGGATCAGCGAGATGGCTCGGGGCTTCCGCCTGCGCACGCTCGAGGTGGATGGCACCCGCTTCACCGAGATGTACACCTCGCTCAAGCCTCTGGTGGAAGAGATGCGGCGGAACCGCACGCCGCTCCTTGTCGAGGGGCATGTCGTCCGTCTCGAGTCGCATTCGTCCTCCGACGACCAGATGAAGTACCGGAGCGCCGACGAGATGGAAGAGGTGCGGCAGCGCGATCCGTTGCGGCACACGGAGCTGCAGCTGCAGCAGCTCGGTTTGCTGACGGAAGCGGAGAAGGAGGCGCTGCACGAGCGCATCCGTAACGAGGTGAATGGGGCCGCCGACGCCGCCGACGCCCAACCGGAACCGAACCCGGCCTCGGTGATGGAGCACATCTACAGCCGCCAGAGCTTGCAGATCGTCGAGCGCGAGCCGCAAGCCCTGGGCGACAAGCCCATCACCATGGTGGAAGCGATCAACCGCGGTCTCCGGGAGGAGATGGAGCGCAACCCCAAGATCGTCATGTGGGGGGAGGACATCGCCGATCCGAAGGGCGGCGTCTTCGGCGTCACCCGCGGTCTGACCGAGCTGTTTCCAGAGCGGGTGGGCAACTCCCCGCTCGCCGAAGCGAGCATCGTCGGCGTCGCCCACGGCATGTCCATCGGCGGCTACAAGCCCGTGGTGGAGATCCAGTTCGGGGACTACATCTGGCCCGGGTTCATGCAGCTGCGCAACGAGATCCCGACGCTCCGCTGGCGGAGCGCCGGGGCTTGGACGACACCCATGGTGGTGCGCGTCGCAGTGGGCGGCTACATCCGCGGCGGCCCCTTCCACTCCCAGTCCATCGAGGCTTTGTACGCCCACACGCCGGGCTGGACCATCGCCTACCCGAGCAATGCCGCCGACGCCAAGGGGCTCATCAAGACGGCGTGCCGCATGGACGACCCGGTTCTCTTCATGGAGCACAAGGGCCTGTACCGCCAGGTGTACACGAAGGCGCTGGAGCCGGATGCGGACTACCTCGTCCCCTTCGGGCGGGCCCGCGTCGAGCGCGCTGGCGCCGATGTCACTGTCGTGACTTGGGGGAGCGGTGTCTACCGCGCCGTGCAGGCGGCGAAGCGCCTCGAAGACGAGGCAGGTGCTTCGGTGGAGGTCCTTGACCTCCGCACCCTGATGCCCTTCGACATGGAGGCGGTGCTTGCCAGCGTCAAGCGCACGTCCAAGGTGCTGGTCCTGCACGAGGCGGCGCTCACCGGCGGTTTCGGTGGCGAAATCGCCGCCCGCATCGCCGACGAGGCCTTCGAGTACCTGGATGCGCCGGTGAAACGGATTGGCGCGCTCGACTCCTTCGTTCCCTTCGCGCCGAGCCTGGAGACGGCGGTGCTCCCCGCCGCCGAACAAGTGGCGCAGGCGCTGCTCGAGCTCTTGCGCTTCTGACCCGCTCGGGGCCGGAAGCGCCAGCGAGCCGACGAGGCGCGGCAGCGGGTCCGCGGCCCCGGGGCGCGGATCCCTGGATTTCGCTCTTGCCGATGAGCGCGGGCGAGAGGTGAGGCTGGAACCGCAACTGAAGGGCGAGGTCATGAAACGAGCGATTCTTCTCGCGCTGCTACTCGTGCTCTCGTGGGCCTGCTTTGCCCAGCTCCAGGGCAAGTCGCGGGCTCCGGAAACCGAGATCGTCCTCCTGTACCACAGCGACACGAAGGGCGAGATCGAGGAGTGTGGGTGACCCTCGGGACGCAAAGGCGGCCTTGCTCGGCGAGCAATGGTCATCGGCAAATACCGTAAGGAG
This window encodes:
- a CDS encoding squalene/phytoene synthase family protein, which translates into the protein MGARGAAGSDHDSLDARSYCRAMLPRVSRTFALNIRVLPAPLQDVVLEAYLFCRMADTVEDSRRLDPARKAELLRDFATFFPWQDGVLERVQAWSSAFAGLETAGADHALCAGAEQVFRAFAAEPPALRAPVEACVAEMALGMREFALRRLASPQGALQLEDGADLERYCHVVAGTVGAMLVRLFAVTSPRLDEQRQRRLLSLAETFGRAMQLTNIVKDVAEDARVGACYVPRALAARYRLSPEALLDPRHRAQARQVVCELVALAARSLDAAVAFTLLLPRREVRLRLFCLWPIFLAAGTLRRVLRDEALFVPGARPRVGRNEVRRTLGTTTLAVLSDGAIRWLYGRRRVQLQAALAAR
- a CDS encoding PhoH family protein — protein: MRKFFVLDTNVLLHDPESLLSFQDNHVVVPIYVIEEVDHFKRDASELGSNARRVSRLLDAFRRRGNLAQGVPTDAGGTLSVALDGDLELARVSGGGNFVDNALLTMSLDLARKHPGTPVVLVTKDTNLRIKADALSICAEDYEAGRVELEAGETAHAEVVAEAEALERLSRGENVEMPLPGLHPNQHVRLLGRDGGKRSVLARVEPGTRWLQPLHPEIQELTNLRPRNMEQHFALDVLLDDSISLVTLMGKAGTGKTLLALAAGLYRTCDKDAYARVLVARPTLPVGRDLGFLPGGLKEKLNPWMQPIYDNLNLLLQPPGAVHAEAMQVVQRLVERSLLEVEPLTYIRGRTMSRQYLVVDEAQNLTPLEIKTIVTRAGEGTKLVFTGDPDQIDNPYIDSSSSGFNSVVRRFLGEPMAAHVLLSKGERSALAERASDLL
- a CDS encoding thiamine pyrophosphate-dependent enzyme, which gives rise to MSEVVARVERKPGIRPPQVPADVLRALYEKMLYVYYVEERTKVFVKSGKCSFHASSRGHEKLQICMSMLLQPGKDWFFPYYREKALVVGLGMPLLDVFLGLLAREGDPNSNGRNMSEHFSSRALRVVSPTACTGTQFLPAVGMAKAVVAEGKNEIVYVSSGEGATSEGEFFESLNWACRERLPVLFLVQNNGYAISVPQSTQTGARISEMARGFRLRTLEVDGTRFTEMYTSLKPLVEEMRRNRTPLLVEGHVVRLESHSSSDDQMKYRSADEMEEVRQRDPLRHTELQLQQLGLLTEAEKEALHERIRNEVNGAADAADAQPEPNPASVMEHIYSRQSLQIVEREPQALGDKPITMVEAINRGLREEMERNPKIVMWGEDIADPKGGVFGVTRGLTELFPERVGNSPLAEASIVGVAHGMSIGGYKPVVEIQFGDYIWPGFMQLRNEIPTLRWRSAGAWTTPMVVRVAVGGYIRGGPFHSQSIEALYAHTPGWTIAYPSNAADAKGLIKTACRMDDPVLFMEHKGLYRQVYTKALEPDADYLVPFGRARVERAGADVTVVTWGSGVYRAVQAAKRLEDEAGASVEVLDLRTLMPFDMEAVLASVKRTSKVLVLHEAALTGGFGGEIAARIADEAFEYLDAPVKRIGALDSFVPFAPSLETAVLPAAEQVAQALLELLRF